One Oceanicoccus sagamiensis genomic region harbors:
- a CDS encoding DsbA family oxidoreductase: protein MSQQQPIKIEVVSDYVCPWCYVGKRRLEKALAQRPDLAVEVSFRPFQLNPDMPREGKDRKAHMISIFGAERAETIMGSMGEIGREEGITIAYKEGSRSPNTLSAHVISQLALEHGKQDAMSEALFKAFFTDCDDIGDSDVLTRLAVEVGLDRATVTAALANADAEHAVIEGVEVARQQGVTGVPFFIIDNRYGLSGAQPADTLVEVLDKVTQEVA, encoded by the coding sequence ATGTCACAGCAACAGCCGATAAAAATAGAAGTCGTCTCAGATTATGTCTGCCCCTGGTGCTACGTGGGTAAACGCCGCCTTGAAAAGGCTCTGGCCCAACGCCCGGATTTGGCCGTTGAAGTCAGCTTTCGTCCCTTTCAGTTAAACCCGGATATGCCCCGAGAGGGCAAAGATCGCAAAGCGCATATGATCAGTATTTTTGGTGCTGAACGTGCCGAGACGATTATGGGGAGTATGGGGGAAATAGGCCGTGAGGAGGGTATTACCATCGCCTATAAGGAAGGCTCGCGCTCTCCTAATACCCTGTCGGCCCATGTGATATCCCAGTTGGCGCTTGAGCATGGCAAGCAGGATGCGATGTCAGAGGCTTTATTCAAAGCTTTTTTTACGGATTGTGACGATATAGGTGATAGTGACGTGCTCACTCGCTTGGCGGTGGAGGTAGGTTTAGACAGGGCTACTGTGACTGCTGCGCTGGCGAATGCTGATGCCGAACATGCAGTTATCGAAGGGGTTGAAGTCGCCAGGCAGCAAGGGGTTACTGGTGTGCCCTTTTTTATTATTGATAACCGCTATGGTTTGTCCGGTGCGCAACCGGCGGATACTCTGGTTGAAGTGTTAGACAAAGTGACGCAGGAGGTGGCGTAA
- a CDS encoding DUF2058 domain-containing protein, with amino-acid sequence MAGSLQDQLLKAGLADKKKAKQIKKQKTKQTQQQRKSKESVVDETRQQVEQARQEKQQRDRQLNEERMAEADKKAIAAQVKQLIEVNRLSREGAELDYNFTDDKKIKKILVDHIMLEQLSRGRLAIVSLNDKYEVVPAGVAEKIQQRLPARVIVANEVASNDIDEDDPYADYQIPDDLMW; translated from the coding sequence ATGGCCGGTTCACTACAGGATCAATTATTAAAAGCGGGTCTGGCGGATAAAAAGAAAGCGAAACAAATTAAAAAGCAAAAGACCAAGCAAACCCAGCAGCAGCGTAAATCCAAAGAATCTGTGGTGGATGAAACCAGGCAGCAGGTAGAGCAAGCACGGCAGGAAAAACAACAGCGTGACCGCCAGCTCAATGAAGAGCGTATGGCGGAGGCGGATAAGAAAGCGATTGCGGCACAGGTGAAGCAGCTGATCGAAGTCAATCGCTTATCCCGCGAAGGTGCCGAGCTTGATTATAATTTTACCGACGATAAAAAAATTAAGAAGATACTGGTCGACCACATCATGTTGGAACAATTGAGCCGTGGCCGTTTAGCCATTGTCAGTTTGAACGATAAGTACGAAGTCGTCCCAGCAGGGGTGGCGGAAAAAATACAGCAGCGTTTACCGGCGCGGGTCATTGTTGCCAACGAAGTCGCCAGCAATGATATTGATGAAGATGATCCTTATGCCGATTATCAAATCCCCGACGATTTAATGTGGTAA
- a CDS encoding DUF3301 domain-containing protein, with protein sequence MFELGDVFVGFVFIAFVMLWWNAQGVKQKALMATRDHCKRMNVQLLDDGVALKGFWFKRHNNGNLMLWRSYNFEFTSTGNERYKGQVIMLGRFVEKIQMDAYRIND encoded by the coding sequence ATGTTTGAATTAGGAGATGTTTTTGTCGGCTTTGTTTTTATCGCGTTTGTGATGTTGTGGTGGAATGCCCAGGGGGTAAAGCAAAAAGCGTTGATGGCAACCCGGGACCACTGCAAGCGCATGAACGTGCAATTGCTGGATGACGGTGTGGCGCTCAAAGGTTTTTGGTTTAAGCGCCATAACAATGGCAATTTAATGTTGTGGCGCTCCTATAATTTTGAATTTACCAGCACAGGGAATGAGCGGTATAAGGGCCAGGTGATTATGCTAGGTCGTTTTGTCGAGAAAATTCAAATGGATGCCTACCGCATCAATGATTAG
- a CDS encoding DUF3820 family protein, giving the protein MFEKEDLVTIANMAMPFGKYQGRPLIDVPEEYLLWFEKKGFPEGKLGMLMQLTLEIKVNGQDEIIQPLKKANKP; this is encoded by the coding sequence ATGTTTGAAAAGGAAGACTTAGTAACCATCGCCAATATGGCTATGCCCTTTGGCAAATATCAGGGGCGGCCTCTTATCGATGTGCCCGAAGAATATTTATTATGGTTTGAGAAAAAAGGCTTTCCTGAAGGCAAGCTGGGCATGCTGATGCAATTGACACTGGAAATCAAAGTGAACGGACAGGATGAGATTATCCAGCCGTTAAAAAAAGCTAACAAGCCCTAA
- a CDS encoding CBS domain-containing protein, with amino-acid sequence MHDIWVNDLMTREVTTCKAETLLTDVVKMLHSEKFSCLVVTKDEAPIGIITERDMVTILADMLADVSWDSLSVANFMSTNPITIQEDHTLFEAVDIIREEGIRHAPVINRDNKLIGLLTQTDIINGLYQAATLEEA; translated from the coding sequence ATGCATGATATCTGGGTTAACGACCTAATGACCCGCGAGGTCACCACTTGCAAAGCTGAGACATTATTAACCGATGTGGTCAAAATGCTGCACAGTGAAAAATTCTCTTGTTTGGTTGTCACCAAAGACGAGGCGCCTATCGGCATTATTACGGAACGGGATATGGTTACTATCCTGGCGGATATGCTAGCGGATGTTAGTTGGGACTCGCTTTCGGTAGCAAACTTTATGTCTACCAACCCGATTACTATCCAGGAAGATCACACCCTGTTTGAAGCTGTTGATATTATTCGTGAAGAAGGTATTCGCCATGCACCGGTGATTAACCGGGACAATAAGCTGATTGGTTTGCTGACCCAAACCGATATTATCAACGGCCTTTATCAGGCTGCCACCTTAGAAGAAGCCTGA
- a CDS encoding efflux RND transporter periplasmic adaptor subunit has translation MSQVWLKRLLPVAIIIVAVLIAQAMIALQTAPAKKPNVQPSPNVEVSTIKNGPLTLSVRSQGTVGARRTIEWASEVAGRVIWVSPSFVEGAHIEAGTLLMKLDPTDYQVALAEAEASVADANLSLTEERNEFRRGTTYRSNNKQSATASLRQPKLALVEARYKAAEEKLKQAKADLAATEIRAPFDAVVDNKQVDLGQYVSSNAVLFTLYSTNTAEVRLPVTAAEIYFIEAIPAEGGELPKVELSANFGMTRQQWQGRLVRIERRVDANTRTFFVVADVDQPYNAEQYPIPLSVGLFVDAVIDGITIESGVRIPRSALHGDNFVYVVDNSTLVSRQVTVARRERDAIVISDGLKDGDQVVMTKLDLMVEGMQITVVPEQQLSVGSPAPEA, from the coding sequence ATGAGTCAGGTTTGGCTAAAACGTTTATTGCCTGTTGCCATTATTATTGTTGCTGTGTTGATTGCCCAGGCCATGATTGCCCTGCAGACCGCTCCAGCCAAAAAGCCTAATGTCCAGCCAAGCCCCAATGTAGAAGTGAGTACCATTAAGAATGGTCCCTTGACTCTAAGTGTCCGTTCGCAGGGCACGGTAGGTGCAAGGCGAACGATAGAGTGGGCCAGTGAAGTCGCTGGACGTGTTATATGGGTATCTCCGAGTTTCGTTGAAGGGGCCCATATTGAGGCGGGTACACTGCTAATGAAGCTGGACCCGACTGATTACCAAGTGGCCCTGGCTGAAGCCGAGGCCAGTGTGGCTGATGCCAATCTATCCCTGACTGAAGAGCGCAATGAGTTTCGCCGGGGCACGACTTACCGCAGTAATAATAAGCAGTCAGCTACTGCCAGCTTGCGCCAGCCCAAATTGGCTTTGGTTGAAGCACGCTATAAGGCCGCTGAAGAAAAACTCAAGCAGGCAAAAGCCGATTTGGCGGCGACGGAGATCCGGGCACCCTTTGATGCCGTGGTAGATAACAAGCAGGTTGATCTGGGGCAATATGTGTCCAGCAATGCCGTGCTGTTTACCTTATACAGTACCAATACCGCCGAGGTCAGGTTGCCGGTCACCGCCGCTGAAATCTATTTTATTGAAGCCATCCCTGCTGAGGGTGGCGAGTTGCCCAAGGTCGAACTCAGTGCCAATTTTGGTATGACCCGCCAGCAATGGCAGGGGCGCTTGGTTAGAATAGAGCGTCGGGTTGATGCCAATACCCGCACCTTTTTTGTCGTTGCCGATGTAGACCAGCCTTATAATGCTGAGCAATATCCGATCCCTTTATCGGTAGGCTTGTTTGTGGATGCCGTGATCGATGGTATTACGATTGAGAGTGGCGTGCGTATTCCCCGGTCGGCACTGCATGGCGATAACTTTGTCTATGTGGTCGATAACAGCACTCTGGTATCCAGACAGGTTACGGTAGCCAGGCGTGAGCGTGATGCGATTGTGATTAGTGATGGTCTGAAAGATGGTGATCAAGTCGTTATGACCAAGCTGGACCTCATGGTAGAAGGTATGCAGATTACGGTGGTCCCGGAACAGCAGCTCTCGGTGGGTTCACCGGCCCCGGAGGCATAA
- a CDS encoding efflux RND transporter permease subunit produces the protein MSTPPAIPPTPPLETGIIAWMARNPVAANLLMLVVMVAGIQSLFTITKEVYPTFSNEVVTITVPYPGSSPEEVEQGILIKVEEKIQDIVGIREIRSTANEGSGVVRVEFDPGTDMSAATSKVKVRVDSIASFPLDAEPPVIEEGITRNRVLNLTLYGDLREEQLKQLADNARDELLAMPDITQVDVTGSRDYEIAIEVSNLALRQYGLQFDDVVNAVRNQSKDLPGGKLRTDSGSISLRSMGQAYTEQEFEALTLVSREDGTRITVGDVASVIDGFEDQPYLSRLNGRSGITLKVMRVGRQSALMTSDRVNAYAERLRQRLPVGVEVSVWADRTEVLESRMNLLLKSAAQGVLLVMIVLTLFLQTTLAFWVVMGLPFCFLGALLVMSFPMVDLSINIVSLFGFILVLGILVDDAIVTGESAYNQLEKEDQGMESIIRGVKRVAVPTIFGVLTTILAFMPLMLMEEGIGRLFSYAGPVIIFCLIFSLIETKLVLPAHLRHIKLRNTADNKRGVGASLSRVQQRISSGLKNFAQYRYQPVLKMAVTYRYISLAIFIAVFIITFAFFSSGILRFVFFPSVPSNGMKVTLQMPQGTSYQQTHAYSLDIEKAALAVNDNYRERWDKDVILALEVEAKKDNEAVISVELVPSTERDITSVELANRWREKIGDLPGVKALSVTANAGFSGLPVNIELQSNDLTQLRLAAEEVKMALLPFDGVYDVRDTFDAGGPEVDIRITPEGQALGLGQAELARQVRQAFFGAEIQRLQRDRHEVRVYVRFPAEQRQSLETLRSMWIQLPASANTTAEKVPFDVVGEIIESTGVSTITRINRHRVVNVQADVDKLKTTSSEVVATLEAETLPGILAKYPAVDYRLSGEAEEQAENTNSLVIGTLVMLIMVYAALAIPLKSYGQPLIIMSVIPFGVVGAFLGHMIMGMPISIISFIGIVALSGVVVNDSLVLVDYINQRVREGIGWCDAVLDAGVRRFRAVILTSVTTFVGLLPIQLETSIQSQFLKPMAISVAFGVLFATVVTLLLIPVLCFIVDDIRQLMRRAKGLYSSTQTSLSGSPKSS, from the coding sequence ATGAGTACACCTCCAGCAATACCGCCAACCCCTCCCTTGGAAACCGGCATTATCGCCTGGATGGCCCGCAACCCTGTGGCTGCCAATCTATTGATGCTGGTAGTAATGGTGGCGGGTATCCAGTCCCTGTTCACTATCACCAAAGAAGTTTACCCCACGTTCTCTAATGAGGTGGTCACCATTACCGTCCCCTATCCGGGCAGTTCGCCGGAAGAGGTTGAGCAGGGCATTCTGATTAAAGTTGAAGAGAAAATTCAGGATATTGTCGGTATTCGGGAAATTCGCTCGACGGCTAATGAGGGCAGTGGTGTGGTGCGGGTTGAGTTCGATCCGGGTACTGATATGTCGGCGGCGACCAGCAAAGTCAAAGTGCGGGTTGATAGTATTGCATCCTTTCCGCTTGATGCGGAACCACCGGTTATCGAAGAGGGCATTACCCGTAACCGTGTGCTTAACCTGACCTTGTATGGTGACTTAAGAGAAGAGCAGTTAAAGCAGTTAGCCGATAATGCAAGGGATGAGTTACTGGCCATGCCTGATATTACTCAGGTCGATGTAACCGGGAGCAGGGACTATGAAATAGCCATTGAGGTGTCCAACCTTGCCCTGCGTCAATACGGTTTACAGTTTGACGATGTAGTCAATGCGGTGCGCAATCAATCGAAGGATTTACCCGGCGGTAAATTGCGCACCGATTCCGGTTCTATCAGTTTGCGTTCTATGGGGCAGGCTTATACGGAGCAAGAGTTTGAAGCGCTGACATTAGTTAGCCGGGAAGACGGCACCCGGATAACGGTTGGCGATGTGGCCAGCGTGATTGATGGTTTTGAAGACCAGCCTTACCTGAGCCGCCTTAATGGTCGCTCGGGCATTACCCTGAAAGTTATGCGAGTAGGGCGGCAAAGCGCCCTAATGACCAGCGACCGGGTCAATGCCTATGCAGAAAGGCTGCGGCAGCGCTTGCCGGTAGGTGTTGAGGTGAGTGTTTGGGCCGATCGTACCGAGGTGCTTGAGAGTCGGATGAACCTATTGCTGAAAAGTGCGGCACAGGGTGTGTTGCTGGTCATGATAGTGCTGACACTCTTTTTACAAACCACCCTGGCATTTTGGGTGGTGATGGGTTTGCCCTTTTGTTTTCTCGGTGCACTGTTGGTAATGAGTTTTCCGATGGTCGACCTCTCGATCAATATTGTTTCGCTGTTTGGTTTTATTCTGGTGTTGGGCATATTGGTGGACGATGCCATTGTTACGGGCGAAAGCGCCTATAACCAGTTGGAAAAAGAAGATCAAGGCATGGAAAGTATTATTCGCGGAGTTAAGCGAGTCGCGGTGCCGACCATTTTTGGCGTGCTAACAACCATTCTTGCGTTTATGCCCTTGATGCTGATGGAAGAGGGGATTGGGCGTCTATTTAGCTATGCCGGGCCGGTGATTATTTTTTGCCTGATATTTTCTTTGATAGAAACCAAGCTGGTATTGCCGGCGCATTTACGCCATATCAAACTTAGAAATACGGCAGATAACAAGCGCGGTGTTGGCGCCAGTCTTTCCCGTGTTCAGCAGCGTATTAGTAGTGGTTTAAAGAATTTTGCCCAGTACCGTTATCAACCCGTATTAAAAATGGCGGTCACTTATCGCTATATAAGTCTGGCGATTTTTATTGCGGTATTTATTATTACCTTTGCGTTTTTCTCTTCCGGCATTTTGCGTTTTGTGTTTTTTCCTTCGGTGCCCTCCAATGGTATGAAGGTGACCTTGCAAATGCCTCAGGGTACTTCCTATCAACAGACCCATGCTTATTCGCTGGATATTGAAAAGGCCGCTCTGGCGGTCAACGATAATTACCGTGAGCGGTGGGATAAAGATGTGATATTGGCTTTAGAGGTTGAAGCCAAAAAGGATAATGAGGCCGTTATTTCCGTCGAGTTAGTGCCGAGTACTGAGCGGGATATTACCTCGGTAGAATTGGCCAATCGCTGGCGTGAAAAGATTGGCGACTTGCCCGGGGTTAAAGCCTTATCGGTCACGGCCAATGCCGGCTTTAGTGGCTTGCCAGTTAATATAGAATTACAGAGTAACGATTTGACTCAGCTGCGATTGGCTGCTGAAGAGGTGAAAATGGCTTTATTGCCGTTTGATGGTGTTTACGATGTTCGAGACACCTTTGATGCCGGTGGTCCTGAGGTCGATATTCGGATCACTCCAGAAGGTCAGGCCTTGGGTTTGGGGCAAGCAGAGTTGGCACGTCAGGTACGCCAGGCATTTTTTGGTGCTGAGATTCAGCGCTTGCAACGTGATCGGCATGAAGTGCGTGTCTATGTTCGCTTCCCCGCCGAGCAGCGCCAGAGTTTGGAAACCTTGCGCTCTATGTGGATTCAGTTGCCCGCCAGTGCCAATACCACGGCAGAAAAAGTGCCCTTTGATGTGGTGGGTGAAATTATAGAAAGCACCGGAGTCAGTACGATTACCCGTATTAATCGCCATCGGGTGGTGAATGTACAGGCCGATGTCGATAAATTAAAAACCACCTCTTCTGAAGTGGTTGCCACCCTGGAAGCAGAAACCCTGCCAGGTATTTTAGCCAAATACCCCGCTGTAGATTATCGCCTCAGTGGTGAAGCCGAAGAGCAGGCAGAAAATACCAACAGTCTGGTGATTGGTACACTGGTGATGTTGATTATGGTCTATGCCGCTTTGGCGATTCCCTTAAAGTCCTATGGTCAGCCCTTAATCATAATGTCAGTAATTCCTTTTGGTGTGGTGGGGGCATTTCTGGGGCATATGATTATGGGCATGCCCATTAGTATTATTTCTTTTATCGGTATCGTGGCTTTAAGTGGTGTGGTTGTTAATGACAGTCTGGTGCTGGTGGATTATATCAATCAGCGTGTGCGGGAGGGTATCGGCTGGTGCGATGCGGTACTGGACGCCGGTGTCAGGCGGTTCCGGGCTGTTATCCTGACTTCGGTAACGACCTTTGTCGGGCTGCTGCCGATTCAGCTGGAAACCTCCATCCAGTCACAGTTCCTAAAACCGATGGCGATATCAGTGGCCTTTGGTGTGTTATTCGCCACGGTAGTGACGTTGTTGCTGATTCCGGTGCTGTGTTTTATTGTGGATGATATCCGTCAGCTTATGCGGCGGGCCAAAGGCCTTTATTCGTCGACCCAGACTTCCCTTAGCGGCTCACCAAAATCGTCATAG
- a CDS encoding FKBP-type peptidyl-prolyl cis-trans isomerase, whose product MSEKYTTVEQRVSYGVGRQMGDQLASNPFEGLDINAVAEGVKDALNGAASAVDSELLRAAYEEINQRMQAQEAEKSKAMSAEGDAFLADNAKRDEVTVTESGMQYEVLVAGDGDKPEATSTVRTHYHGTLIDGTVFDSSVDRGEPTEFPVNGVIAGWTEALQMMGVGSKWRLYLPHQLAYGERGAGGAIGPYATLVFDVELIAIVG is encoded by the coding sequence ATGTCTGAGAAATATACCACAGTAGAACAACGTGTCAGTTACGGTGTAGGCCGCCAAATGGGCGACCAGCTTGCTAGCAATCCCTTTGAAGGCCTTGATATCAATGCCGTTGCCGAGGGTGTTAAAGATGCCCTTAATGGTGCTGCTAGCGCGGTTGATAGCGAATTGCTGCGCGCCGCCTATGAAGAGATCAACCAGCGTATGCAAGCCCAGGAAGCTGAAAAATCCAAGGCCATGTCCGCTGAGGGTGATGCCTTTTTAGCTGATAACGCCAAGCGCGATGAAGTGACCGTCACTGAAAGCGGTATGCAGTATGAAGTGTTGGTAGCTGGCGATGGTGACAAGCCTGAAGCGACTTCAACCGTCCGCACTCACTACCACGGTACTTTAATCGATGGCACCGTTTTCGATAGCTCGGTTGATCGCGGTGAGCCAACAGAATTTCCGGTTAACGGCGTGATTGCCGGTTGGACTGAAGCCCTGCAGATGATGGGTGTGGGTTCTAAATGGCGCTTATATTTGCCTCACCAGTTAGCCTATGGCGAACGTGGTGCCGGTGGTGCTATTGGGCCCTATGCGACGTTGGTATTTGATGTTGAGCTGATTGCTATTGTTGGCTAA
- the rdgC gene encoding recombination-associated protein RdgC has product MWFKNLQVYRFTKPFDLSPEALSEQLEEYAFQPCGSQDLSRYGWVSPLGHHGSEYVHAAAGYIMICAKKQDKVLPASVVNEQVVEKALAIQTEEGRSVGRKERANLKEEITFELLPKAFARSSLQFAYIAPKEGLLVVNSASSKRAEELISYLRETIGTVPVIPITPNNIPQHVMTAWLKSGHAPKGFEFGHECELKDPTDEGGVIRCKHQDLTSSEINNHIKAGMYVSKLGLSFSGGIEFVVDDTLAIKRLAFADLIQEKANQVDAHDAAEQFDVDFAIMTLELAALIAAVIEVFGGENSEAIEAA; this is encoded by the coding sequence ATGTGGTTTAAAAACCTACAGGTCTACCGTTTTACCAAGCCATTCGACCTAAGCCCGGAAGCATTAAGTGAGCAGCTTGAAGAGTATGCTTTCCAGCCCTGCGGTAGCCAGGATTTATCCCGTTACGGTTGGGTGTCGCCCTTAGGCCATCACGGTAGTGAATATGTGCACGCTGCGGCTGGTTATATAATGATCTGCGCTAAAAAACAGGACAAAGTCTTACCTGCATCGGTGGTGAATGAGCAGGTGGTTGAGAAGGCTCTGGCGATACAAACCGAAGAAGGGCGTTCAGTAGGTCGCAAAGAGCGGGCTAACCTGAAAGAAGAAATTACCTTTGAATTATTGCCCAAGGCCTTTGCTCGCTCTTCATTGCAGTTTGCTTATATTGCCCCCAAAGAAGGTTTGTTAGTGGTTAACAGTGCTTCGAGTAAGCGGGCAGAAGAGTTGATTAGTTATTTGCGGGAAACGATTGGTACAGTGCCGGTGATACCGATAACACCTAATAATATTCCTCAGCATGTAATGACTGCCTGGCTGAAAAGCGGCCATGCACCGAAAGGCTTTGAGTTTGGCCATGAGTGCGAGCTAAAAGACCCGACCGATGAAGGTGGCGTGATTCGCTGCAAACACCAGGACCTGACTTCCAGCGAGATTAATAACCATATCAAGGCCGGTATGTATGTCAGTAAGCTGGGTTTAAGTTTTAGTGGTGGTATTGAGTTTGTGGTTGATGATACCTTGGCGATTAAGCGATTGGCGTTTGCTGACCTGATTCAGGAAAAAGCCAATCAGGTGGATGCCCATGATGCGGCGGAGCAATTTGATGTGGACTTTGCCATTATGACACTGGAGCTGGCTGCGCTCATTGCCGCGGTGATTGAGGTCTTTGGTGGTGAAAATAGCGAAGCCATAGAGGCGGCTTAA
- a CDS encoding Dabb family protein, producing MIKHVLLFRIKDGVEGRSKAESIAQAKTLIEGMNGKIPGLIKVEVGVDFSDSPDSADMTLYSEFESREALQVYAGHPEHKAVLPFIKSIISERRLIDYEV from the coding sequence ATGATTAAGCATGTACTGTTATTTAGAATTAAAGACGGCGTAGAAGGCCGCAGCAAAGCTGAGAGTATTGCTCAGGCAAAAACCTTGATAGAAGGTATGAACGGTAAAATACCCGGCCTGATCAAAGTAGAAGTGGGTGTGGATTTTTCCGACAGCCCCGATTCTGCCGATATGACGCTGTACTCAGAGTTTGAATCACGCGAAGCTTTGCAGGTCTATGCTGGCCATCCTGAGCATAAGGCGGTATTACCCTTTATCAAAAGTATTATTAGCGAACGCCGCTTAATCGATTACGAAGTGTAG
- a CDS encoding S1 RNA-binding domain-containing protein, producing MVAIGQFNQLDIVKDSDAGVFLDGGEFGHILLPKRFVADEAQLGDQLTVFVYLDSDDRLIATTETPHACEGDFAWLKVVEINKVGAFLDWGLPKDLLLPFAQQKFSPVEGKRVLVKVYLDNSNRLAASSRIDKYLKEETMGYQVGQMVDLMIADKTELGFKAIVDNAYWGMLYSNELFQPLNKGERISGYVKRVRDDNRLDITLTQPGYEKISGVAEQVIEVLKEHDGYLMITDKSSPETIRSVFKISKKVYKKAIGALYKQRRIAIEDKGIRLLD from the coding sequence ATGGTGGCCATTGGGCAGTTTAATCAACTCGACATCGTTAAAGATAGCGATGCTGGCGTATTCCTGGATGGCGGCGAGTTTGGGCATATTTTATTGCCGAAACGGTTCGTGGCGGATGAGGCCCAGCTAGGGGATCAGTTGACCGTCTTTGTTTATCTGGATTCCGATGATCGATTGATTGCCACCACAGAAACCCCCCATGCCTGTGAAGGTGATTTTGCCTGGCTGAAGGTCGTTGAGATCAATAAGGTCGGCGCATTTCTGGATTGGGGGCTGCCAAAAGATTTACTGCTGCCCTTTGCACAACAAAAATTTAGCCCGGTTGAAGGTAAGCGGGTGCTGGTTAAAGTCTATCTGGATAATAGTAACCGTTTAGCGGCATCCTCACGTATCGATAAATACCTTAAGGAAGAAACAATGGGGTATCAGGTGGGCCAGATGGTTGACCTGATGATTGCGGATAAAACCGAATTAGGTTTTAAAGCCATTGTCGATAACGCTTACTGGGGTATGCTGTACAGCAATGAACTATTCCAGCCCCTCAACAAGGGCGAGCGTATTAGCGGTTATGTGAAACGTGTCAGGGACGATAATCGTCTGGATATTACCTTGACCCAGCCCGGTTATGAAAAAATATCGGGTGTGGCTGAGCAGGTTATTGAGGTACTGAAAGAGCATGACGGCTACCTGATGATCACCGATAAAAGCTCACCGGAAACCATTCGTTCCGTATTTAAAATCAGTAAAAAAGTCTATAAAAAAGCCATCGGGGCACTGTATAAACAGCGCCGTATTGCGATAGAGGATAAGGGTATTCGGCTGCTGGATTAA